The following are encoded in a window of Streptomyces griseiscabiei genomic DNA:
- a CDS encoding VOC family protein, whose product MEILGTTLRICVDDLEAAVPFYERLSGGPAMRFERGGVQVAAVGCFLLMSGPESELEVLRKVTATLAVENVDEAHQLLTASGAQVLAGPIPTPVGRNLIAVHPDGSVYEYADRRSAG is encoded by the coding sequence ATGGAGATTCTCGGTACCACGCTCCGCATCTGCGTCGACGACCTGGAAGCCGCGGTCCCGTTCTACGAGAGACTCTCGGGCGGACCGGCGATGCGTTTCGAGCGCGGTGGTGTCCAGGTCGCCGCCGTCGGCTGCTTTCTGCTGATGAGCGGCCCGGAGTCGGAGCTGGAGGTGCTGCGGAAGGTCACCGCCACCCTCGCGGTCGAGAACGTCGACGAGGCCCACCAGCTCCTCACCGCCTCCGGCGCCCAGGTCCTGGCCGGTCCGATCCCCACCCCCGTCGGCCGCAATCTCATCGCGGTCCACCCCGACGGCTCGGTCTACGAGTACGCGGACCGCCGGTCGGCCGGGTGA
- a CDS encoding phage holin family protein: MDRLDHLEHLDKHLADELAQVARETIRDELRQQTRKQRRRAALYAASGALALYAGAALALALGLALALALPDWAAALITAVVLGVAAYLLRGAARPSASRPTAEHEAGLAAGRDRVPGGTAPGTPPGGTGPAGYPPVPPVAPGGAAGAPPPAGVDPRQPPHEPPLGR; encoded by the coding sequence ATGGACCGCTTGGATCACCTGGAACATCTGGACAAGCACCTGGCCGACGAACTGGCGCAGGTGGCGCGCGAGACCATCCGCGACGAGCTGCGGCAGCAGACCCGCAAGCAGCGCCGCAGGGCCGCGCTCTACGCCGCGTCCGGCGCGCTCGCCCTGTACGCGGGTGCCGCCCTGGCGCTGGCCCTCGGTCTGGCGCTCGCACTGGCGCTGCCCGACTGGGCCGCCGCCCTGATCACGGCCGTCGTGCTCGGCGTGGCGGCGTATCTGCTGAGGGGCGCCGCGCGGCCCTCGGCGTCCCGGCCGACGGCCGAGCACGAGGCAGGACTCGCGGCGGGCCGTGACCGGGTGCCCGGTGGTACGGCGCCGGGGACGCCCCCGGGCGGGACGGGACCGGCCGGCTATCCGCCGGTGCCGCCCGTGGCCCCCGGTGGTGCGGCCGGCGCGCCCCCGCCGGCCGGCGTCGACCCCCGTCAGCCGCCCCACGAGCCGCCCCTCGGCCGGTGA
- a CDS encoding lipopolysaccharide assembly protein LapA domain-containing protein encodes MSPKTQERVGTHGRKRWGDLLTPGRVVVGLLAILALVFVFQNTQSTDIQLLVSEVTMPLWLALLGTGLVGAVCGAYVMRRRR; translated from the coding sequence ATGAGCCCGAAGACACAGGAACGGGTCGGGACGCACGGACGGAAGCGATGGGGCGACCTGCTGACCCCCGGCAGGGTCGTCGTGGGGCTGCTCGCGATCCTCGCGCTCGTCTTCGTCTTCCAGAACACCCAGAGCACGGACATCCAACTGCTGGTCTCCGAGGTCACCATGCCCCTGTGGCTGGCCCTGCTGGGGACGGGCCTGGTCGGGGCGGTGTGCGGGGCGTACGTGATGAGACGCCGCAGGTGA
- a CDS encoding S66 peptidase family protein, whose amino-acid sequence MTPLTRPARLAPGDRVAVVAPSGPVVEERLSAGLDILRGWDLDPVVAPHTLDRHPDFPYLAGTDADRAADFQAAWCDPSVSAVLCARGGYGVQRMVDLLDWDAIRAAGPKTLVGFSDITALHEAFATRAGLVTLHGPMAAGLDFIKNARAQDHLRATLFAPETVRTIRAAEGSTTLIPGRARGVLLGGCLCLLAAELGNPHARPSARGALLCLEDVGEETYRLDRYLTQLLRAGWFDGVAGVVLGSWAECDPYDKVRALLVDRIGGIGVPVVEEFGFGHGDGALTIPFGVTAELDTAAGTLTLDEPALI is encoded by the coding sequence GTGACGCCGCTGACCAGACCGGCCCGTCTCGCCCCCGGTGACCGCGTGGCCGTCGTCGCGCCCAGCGGGCCGGTGGTCGAGGAGCGGCTCAGCGCCGGGCTGGACATCCTGCGCGGCTGGGACCTGGACCCCGTCGTCGCACCGCACACACTGGACCGGCACCCCGACTTCCCCTACCTCGCGGGGACGGACGCCGACCGGGCCGCCGACTTCCAGGCCGCCTGGTGCGACCCGTCCGTGTCCGCCGTGCTCTGCGCGCGCGGCGGGTACGGCGTCCAGCGCATGGTCGACCTGCTGGACTGGGACGCGATCCGGGCGGCGGGCCCCAAGACGCTCGTCGGCTTCAGCGACATCACCGCCCTGCACGAGGCGTTCGCCACCCGGGCCGGGCTGGTCACCCTGCACGGCCCGATGGCCGCGGGCCTCGACTTCATCAAGAACGCCCGGGCCCAGGACCATCTGCGGGCCACCCTGTTCGCCCCCGAGACGGTCCGCACGATCCGGGCCGCCGAAGGAAGCACCACCCTGATACCGGGCCGCGCCCGGGGCGTCCTCCTCGGCGGCTGCCTCTGCCTGCTCGCCGCCGAACTGGGCAACCCCCATGCCCGCCCCTCGGCCCGGGGCGCCCTCCTGTGCCTGGAGGACGTCGGCGAGGAGACCTACCGCCTCGACCGCTATCTCACCCAGCTGCTGCGCGCGGGCTGGTTCGACGGCGTCGCCGGTGTCGTCCTCGGCTCCTGGGCCGAGTGCGACCCGTACGACAAGGTGCGGGCGCTGCTGGTGGACCGGATCGGCGGGATCGGGGTGCCGGTGGTGGAGGAGTTCGGGTTCGGGCACGGGGACGGGGCACTGACGATCCCGTTCGGGGTGACGGCGGAGCTGGACACCGCCGCGGGCACGCTGACCCTGGACGAGCCGGCGCTGATCTGA
- a CDS encoding NAD(P)/FAD-dependent oxidoreductase yields the protein MSRPRIVIVGAGFAGYRTARTLARLTRGKADITLLNPTDYFLYLPLLPQVAAGILEPRRVTVSLTGTLRQVRLVLGEADDIDLDARTVRYTDPEGGVGTLTYDRLVLAAGSVNKLLPIPGVAEHAHGFRGLPEALYLRDHVTRQVELAAGAEDAKSCDARCTFVVVGAGYTGTEVAAQGQMLTDALVRKQPLRDGVRPRWLLLDLAERVLPEMDEKLSRTADKVLRQRGVDVRTGTSVKEATPDGVLLSDGEFVDTRTLVWCVGVRPDPLAESLGLPMERGRLLVEPTLQVPGRPEVFACGDAAAVPDLTKPGKYTPMTAQHAWRQGKVAAYNVAASLGRGEPRPYRHSDLGFVVDLGGVKAAANPLGVPLSGLAAGAVTRGYHLAAMPGNRVRVAADWLLDAVLPRQGVQLGLVRSWAVPLDTASPELTKRPGRTKPAEAAKKEPAGTVKKETTETAKRTKPGSAKPGRTKPAKATPQKPAKGSEGAS from the coding sequence GTGAGTCGACCCCGCATCGTGATCGTCGGTGCCGGCTTCGCCGGCTACCGGACGGCCCGCACCCTCGCGCGGCTGACCCGGGGCAAGGCCGACATCACCCTGCTCAACCCGACCGACTACTTCCTGTATCTGCCCCTGCTGCCCCAGGTCGCCGCCGGCATCCTGGAGCCGCGCCGGGTCACCGTCTCCCTCACCGGCACCCTGCGGCAGGTGCGGCTGGTGCTCGGCGAGGCCGACGACATCGACCTCGACGCGCGGACCGTGCGCTACACCGACCCCGAGGGCGGGGTCGGCACCCTGACCTACGACCGGCTGGTGCTCGCCGCCGGGAGCGTCAACAAACTGCTGCCCATTCCGGGGGTCGCCGAGCACGCCCACGGCTTCCGGGGGCTGCCGGAGGCGCTGTACCTCAGGGACCACGTGACCCGGCAGGTGGAGCTGGCCGCCGGCGCCGAGGACGCCAAGAGCTGCGACGCCCGCTGCACCTTCGTGGTGGTCGGCGCCGGGTACACCGGCACCGAGGTCGCCGCGCAGGGCCAGATGCTCACCGACGCGCTGGTACGCAAACAGCCGCTGCGGGACGGCGTACGGCCGCGCTGGCTGCTGCTCGACCTCGCGGAGCGGGTCCTGCCCGAGATGGACGAGAAGCTGTCGCGGACCGCCGACAAGGTGCTGCGGCAGCGCGGCGTCGACGTACGGACGGGGACCTCCGTGAAGGAGGCGACACCGGACGGAGTGCTGCTGAGCGACGGGGAGTTCGTCGACACCCGCACGCTGGTGTGGTGCGTGGGCGTACGGCCCGATCCGCTCGCCGAGTCGCTGGGGCTGCCGATGGAACGCGGCCGGCTGCTCGTCGAGCCCACGCTGCAGGTGCCGGGCCGGCCCGAGGTGTTCGCCTGCGGGGACGCGGCGGCCGTACCCGATCTGACCAAGCCGGGGAAGTACACCCCGATGACCGCGCAGCACGCCTGGCGGCAGGGCAAGGTGGCCGCGTACAACGTCGCCGCCTCCCTCGGCCGCGGCGAGCCCCGGCCCTACCGGCACAGCGACCTCGGTTTCGTCGTGGACCTCGGCGGGGTCAAGGCCGCCGCCAACCCCCTCGGCGTACCGCTGTCCGGCCTCGCCGCCGGTGCCGTCACCCGCGGCTACCATCTCGCCGCCATGCCCGGCAACCGCGTCCGGGTCGCCGCCGACTGGCTCCTGGACGCCGTACTGCCGCGCCAGGGAGTCCAGTTGGGCCTGGTCCGGTCCTGGGCCGTTCCCCTGGACACGGCCTCCCCCGAACTGACCAAGCGACCGGGCAGGACGAAGCCGGCGGAGGCCGCGAAGAAGGAGCCGGCGGGGACCGTGAAGAAGGAGACGACGGAGACCGCGAAAAGGACGAAGCCGGGCAGCGCGAAGCCGGGCAGGACGAAGCCGGCGAAGGCCACCCCCCAGAAGCCCGCCAAGGGTTCGGAAGGAGCGTCATGA
- a CDS encoding LpqB family beta-propeller domain-containing protein → MGDKVQTLAYGSWPSPIDAALAAAHDGHPESVGFVGDEAWWTEPRPTEGGRRTLVRRTADGTEESVLPAPWNVRSRVMEYGGQAWAGLVRDTGPLVVFVNFADQRLYRYEPGGEPRPLTPVSPVGGGLRWVDPRPHPERDEVWCVLEEFTGEGPTDVRRVVAAVPLDGSAAEDRAAVRELTDDGHRFVTGPRLSPDGRRAAWLAWDHPRMPWDGTELLVAEVTGDGLLGEPRTVAGGPEESVAQAEWAADGTLVLSSDTTGYWNLYRLHPDSGERTALCAREEEFGGPLWKVGSRWFALLDDGLAAVVHGRGATALGILDLDTGQVVDAAGPWTEFAPSLAARGGRVIGIGASPRSAYEVVELDAATGEARVIGAAHDDPVDPAHYPEPQIRSFLGPAGREIHAHIYPPHHPGCVAFSTELPPYVVWAHGGPTGRAPLVLDLAIAYFTSRGIGVAEVNYGGSTGYGREYRNRLREQWGVVDVEDCAAVALALADEGTADRTRLAIRGGSAGGWTAAVSLTTTDVYACGTILYPILDLTNWGSGDTHDFESQYLESLVGPLAEEPMRYVERSPTEHADRITAPFLLLQGLDDVICPPAQCERFLARLEDRRVPHAYLAFEGEGHGFRRAETMIRVLEAELSLYAQVFGLNPPGIPTLELDK, encoded by the coding sequence AAGGTGCAGACCCTGGCGTACGGTTCGTGGCCCTCGCCGATCGACGCGGCGCTCGCCGCCGCGCACGACGGACACCCCGAGTCCGTCGGCTTCGTCGGCGACGAGGCGTGGTGGACCGAGCCGCGCCCCACCGAGGGCGGCCGGCGCACCCTCGTACGGCGCACGGCCGACGGCACGGAGGAGTCGGTGCTGCCGGCCCCGTGGAACGTACGCAGCCGGGTCATGGAGTACGGCGGCCAGGCCTGGGCCGGCCTCGTGCGGGACACCGGCCCCCTCGTGGTCTTCGTGAACTTCGCCGACCAGCGCCTCTACCGGTACGAACCCGGTGGCGAGCCCCGGCCCCTCACCCCCGTGTCGCCGGTGGGCGGCGGACTGCGCTGGGTGGATCCCCGGCCGCACCCGGAGCGCGACGAGGTGTGGTGCGTCCTGGAGGAGTTCACCGGGGAGGGGCCCACCGACGTCCGCCGGGTCGTCGCCGCCGTCCCGCTGGACGGCTCGGCCGCCGAGGACCGCGCCGCCGTACGGGAACTCACCGACGACGGCCACCGGTTCGTCACCGGCCCCCGGCTCTCACCGGACGGCCGCCGCGCCGCCTGGCTGGCCTGGGACCATCCGCGGATGCCCTGGGACGGCACGGAGCTGCTGGTCGCCGAGGTGACCGGGGACGGTCTGCTGGGCGAGCCCCGGACCGTCGCGGGCGGCCCGGAGGAGTCCGTGGCCCAGGCCGAGTGGGCCGCCGACGGCACCCTCGTCCTCTCCAGCGACACCACCGGCTACTGGAACCTCTACCGCCTCCACCCCGACAGCGGCGAGCGCACGGCCCTGTGCGCCCGGGAGGAGGAGTTCGGCGGGCCGCTGTGGAAGGTCGGCTCACGCTGGTTCGCGCTGCTCGACGATGGGCTCGCCGCCGTGGTGCACGGCCGGGGCGCCACCGCGCTCGGCATCCTCGACCTGGACACCGGTCAGGTCGTCGACGCGGCCGGACCCTGGACCGAGTTCGCCCCCTCCCTCGCCGCGCGCGGCGGCCGGGTCATCGGCATCGGGGCCAGCCCCCGCAGCGCCTACGAGGTGGTCGAGCTGGACGCCGCGACCGGCGAGGCCCGGGTGATCGGGGCCGCGCACGACGACCCGGTGGACCCCGCCCACTACCCCGAACCGCAGATCCGCAGCTTCCTCGGCCCCGCCGGACGCGAGATCCACGCCCACATCTACCCGCCGCACCACCCCGGCTGCGTCGCCTTCAGCACCGAGCTGCCGCCGTACGTCGTCTGGGCGCACGGCGGACCGACCGGCCGCGCGCCCCTCGTCCTCGACCTGGCGATCGCCTACTTCACCTCACGCGGCATCGGGGTCGCCGAGGTCAACTACGGGGGGTCCACCGGATACGGACGGGAGTACCGCAACCGGCTGCGCGAGCAGTGGGGCGTCGTCGACGTCGAGGACTGCGCGGCGGTCGCGCTGGCCCTCGCCGACGAGGGCACCGCCGACCGGACCAGACTCGCCATCAGGGGCGGCAGCGCGGGCGGCTGGACCGCCGCCGTGTCCCTCACCACGACCGACGTCTACGCCTGCGGAACGATCCTGTACCCGATCCTCGACCTCACGAACTGGGGGTCGGGGGACACCCATGACTTCGAGTCCCAGTATCTGGAGAGCCTGGTCGGGCCCCTGGCCGAGGAACCGATGAGATATGTGGAGCGCTCGCCCACCGAGCACGCCGACCGGATCACCGCGCCCTTCCTGCTGCTCCAGGGCCTCGACGACGTGATCTGCCCGCCCGCGCAGTGCGAGCGGTTCCTGGCCCGGCTGGAGGACCGGCGGGTGCCGCACGCGTACCTCGCCTTCGAGGGGGAGGGGCACGGCTTCCGGCGGGCGGAGACGATGATCCGGGTCCTGGAGGCGGAGCTGTCGCTGTACGCGCAGGTCTTCGGGTTGAATCCTCCGGGAATCCCGACATTGGAGCTCGACAAGTGA
- a CDS encoding arginase family protein, with amino-acid sequence MRSIVVVDAPSNLGLRPPAPGTVPGCYKLAGALREQGIVRRLRALEGGVVVPPRYDRGDWQEGDGVFNAAALAAYTRRLADRIERHVRAGELPVVLGGDCSIQLGASLALRRTGRYGLVAIDASADFRHPGNSDAVGAAGGEELALATGRGQPDLTDLEGLRPYLRDEDIRLFGIRDEFEDDRSELAALKIPVVTVGDLRTWGADDLARATAQSFETPELGGFWVHLDADVLDPSVMPAVDSPDPDGLLPDELTALLGPLVRSPHCVGLNITIYDPDLDPDGTAGALLTDLVVAAFGR; translated from the coding sequence ATGCGCAGCATCGTCGTCGTGGACGCCCCCTCGAACCTCGGCCTCAGGCCGCCCGCCCCCGGAACCGTGCCCGGCTGCTACAAACTGGCCGGTGCCCTGCGGGAACAGGGCATCGTGCGGCGGCTTCGTGCGCTGGAGGGCGGGGTGGTGGTCCCGCCCCGCTACGACCGCGGGGACTGGCAGGAGGGCGACGGCGTCTTCAACGCCGCCGCGCTCGCCGCGTACACCCGCCGGCTCGCCGACCGGATCGAACGGCATGTCCGGGCCGGTGAGCTGCCCGTCGTCCTCGGCGGGGACTGCTCGATCCAGCTCGGCGCCTCGCTCGCGCTGCGGCGGACCGGGCGGTACGGACTGGTCGCGATCGACGCCTCCGCCGACTTCCGGCACCCCGGGAACTCCGACGCGGTCGGCGCGGCCGGCGGTGAGGAGCTGGCGCTCGCCACCGGACGCGGACAGCCGGACCTGACCGATCTGGAGGGCCTTCGCCCCTATCTGCGCGACGAGGACATCCGGCTCTTCGGCATCCGGGACGAGTTCGAGGACGACCGGAGCGAGCTGGCCGCGCTGAAGATCCCGGTCGTGACGGTCGGCGACCTGCGCACCTGGGGTGCGGACGATCTCGCCCGGGCCACCGCGCAGAGCTTCGAGACACCCGAACTCGGCGGATTCTGGGTGCACCTGGACGCCGACGTCCTCGATCCGTCCGTCATGCCCGCCGTCGACAGCCCCGACCCCGACGGGCTCCTCCCCGACGAACTCACCGCGCTGCTCGGCCCGTTGGTCCGCTCGCCGCACTGCGTCGGCCTCAACATCACCATCTACGACCCCGATCTGGACCCCGACGGCACGGCGGGCGCGCTGCTCACGGACCTCGTCGTGGCCGCGTTCGGCCGGTGA
- a CDS encoding GNAT family N-acetyltransferase produces the protein MSENVRPLAEGPRVAIRHITAADGAEFTARARESKALHQPWLFPPTTATAYSAYARRLIEDPTKAGFLVCEPDGGGIAGFININNIVEGGFQCGALGYGAFAHAAGRGLMTEGIGLVVAYAFASMGLHRLEINVQPGNAASIALARRCGFRLEGFSPDFLFIDGAWRDHERWALTSEMERPDPGTGRHPE, from the coding sequence GTGTCCGAGAACGTGCGTCCCCTCGCCGAAGGCCCTCGTGTCGCGATACGGCACATCACCGCCGCCGACGGGGCCGAGTTCACCGCGCGGGCGCGGGAGAGCAAGGCCCTGCACCAGCCGTGGCTGTTCCCGCCGACCACCGCCACCGCGTACAGCGCCTACGCGAGGCGGCTCATCGAGGACCCGACGAAGGCCGGGTTCCTGGTGTGCGAGCCGGACGGCGGAGGGATCGCCGGGTTCATCAACATCAACAACATCGTGGAGGGCGGCTTCCAGTGCGGCGCCCTCGGATACGGGGCCTTCGCGCACGCCGCCGGGCGGGGACTGATGACGGAGGGGATCGGGCTGGTCGTCGCGTACGCGTTCGCCTCCATGGGACTGCACCGGCTGGAGATCAACGTGCAGCCCGGGAACGCCGCGTCCATCGCCCTCGCCCGGCGCTGCGGGTTCCGGCTGGAGGGGTTCTCGCCGGACTTCCTGTTCATCGACGGGGCGTGGCGGGACCACGAGCGGTGGGCCCTCACCTCGGAGATGGAGCGCCCCGACCCGGGGACGGGCCGCCACCCGGAATGA